One window from the genome of Podospora pseudocomata strain CBS 415.72m chromosome 6, whole genome shotgun sequence encodes:
- a CDS encoding hypothetical protein (COG:S; EggNog:ENOG503NUV1), whose translation MASRFSAARPKRASEAFARTHHGSTSESSSKKVRFDVRNPSALAPTADSDESDQEEQDQTLAADVIGSSTRATKRGAVNIDGYDSDSENEHFEARAEARSDKVNLEDALDNYNSQPTTTSKPDSDDEIDMFGTADSDTESKPSNKPSKKKDKTVNFLDVDQIEGQEGDSKSGGHITLNPSAEPTLSDDEDDDEEENPDTIAAAIAEEGLDEEVGLGGLKKHAPKIDAFNMRAEQEEGAFDEAGNFIRKAADADAVHDRWLEGVSKKEMKAAAAAHEKREEGLRKRQKEEDKITTGELMTRLILKLEKGETALEALARLRKGQKRERKVPRWKLEKQKKKKNVGGGGDEMDVDAGRDRKEKDAEQEGIKEAIGDIADAADKLMGREYPDIYDYERERLCRMYYNETGERWVEPATEEEELQPAEKMWEFRWVDGRDGGEGNIQGPFDGKTMEAWREAGYFGEGVEFRVKGTEGWMRVADFV comes from the coding sequence ATGGCCTCCCGCTTCTCCGCCGCGCGCCCCAAACGCGCCTCCGAAGCCTTCGCCCGCACCCACCACGGCTCAACCTCcgaatcctcctccaaaaaagTCCGCTTCGACGTCCGcaacccctccgccctcgcaCCCACCGCCGACTCGGACGAATCCgaccaagaagaacaagaccaaaccctcgccgccgacgTAAtcggctcctccacccgcgCAACAAAACGCGGAGCAGTAAACATCGACGGCTACGACTCCGACTCTGAAAACGAGCACTTTGAAGCCCGCGCCGAAGCCCGCAGCGACAAGGTCAACCTCGAAGACGCCCTCGACAATTACaactcccaacccaccaccacctctaaACCAGACTCGGACGATGAAATTGACATGTTTGGCACCGCCGACTCAGACACTGAGTCCAAACCTTCCAACAaaccctccaaaaaaaaggACAAAACTGTCAACTTTTTAGATGTTGACCAGATTGAAGGTCAAGAAGGGGACTCCAAATCAGGCGGTcacatcaccctcaaccctTCAGCCGaacccaccctctccgatgacgaagacgatgacgaagaagaaaaccccgacaccatcgccgccgccatcgcagAAGAGGGCCTAGACGAGGAAGTCGGCCTGGGAGGCCTAAAAAAACATGCACCCAAGATCGACGCCTTCAACATGCGCGCCGAGCAGGAAGAGGGCGCTTTTGACGAGGCGGGGAATTTCATCAGGAaggctgctgatgctgatgctgttcATGACCGCTGGCTGGAGGGGGTTAGTAAAAAGGAAatgaaggctgctgctgctgcgcatgagaagagagaggaggggttgaggaagagacaaaaggaggaggataagaTTACGACTGGGGAGTTGATGACGCGGCTTATACTAAAGCtagaaaagggggaaacTGCGCTGGAGGCGTTGGCTAGGCTTAGGAAGGggcagaagagggagaggaaggtgccgaggtggaagttggagaaacaaaagaagaagaagaatgtgggagggggaggggatgagatggatgttgatgctggtaGGGATagaaaggagaaggatgcgGAACAGGAGGGGATTAAAGAGGCGATTGGGGATATTGCGGATGCGGCGGACaagttgatggggagggagtacCCGGATATATATGATTATgaaagggagaggttgtgCAGGATGTATTATAATGAAacgggggagaggtgggttgagCCAGCaacggaagaggaagaattACAACCAGCAGAGAAGATGTGGGAGTTTAGGTGGGTGGACggacgggatgggggagaagggaatATACAAGGGCCTTTTGACGGCAAGACTATGGAGGCgtggagggaggcggggtattttggggagggggttgagtttAGAGTCAAGGGGACAGAAgggtggatgagggtggCGGATTTTGTTTAG
- the RVB2 gene encoding RuvB-like protein 2 (COG:L; EggNog:ENOG503NVB1), giving the protein MCTAPRRDNSNQQSVESHQPRDSKKCWRVHTSFLERQKSNIFSKVICNKRTMAAPVVTVSESKELRGLNLIAAHSHIRGLGVDADTLEPRIASQGLVGQEKARKAAAVVLEMIKQGKIAGRAVLIAGPPSTGKTAIAMGMAQSLGSDVPFTTLAASEIFSLEMSKTEALTQAFRKSIGVRIKEDSEIMEGEVVEIQIDRSVTGGAKQGKLTIKTTDMEAIYDMGSKMIDAMTKERVMAGDIISIDKSSGKITKLGRSYARSRDYDAMGVDTKFLQCPDGELQKRKEVVHTVSLHEIDVINSRTQGFLALFSGDTGEIRSEIRDQINTKVAEWKEEGKAEIVPGVLFIDEVHMLDIECFSYINRALESDLAPIVIMASNRGHSKIRGTDYKSPHGLPLDFLDRVSIINTHAYNGDEIRQILTIRAQEEEVDITPDALALLTKIGQEAGLRYASNLITTSELIRAKRRGASKQIGIEDVQRSFKLFYDPSRSVKFVQDSEKRLIGEDGAVDFRVQNGAGAAPAAAVVSAVEGGEKMDTS; this is encoded by the exons ATGTGCACAGCGCCAAGACGCGATAACTCTAATCAGCAATCAGTCGAATCTCATCAGCCTCGCGATTCCAAGAAGTGTTGGCGCGTTCATACCAGCTTCCTCGAACGGCAAAAATCTAACATCTTCTCCAAAGTCATTTGCAACAAGCGCACAATGGCTGCT CCCGTCGTCACCGTCTCCGAGAGCAAAGAGCTCCGGGGGCTCAACCTCATCGCCGCCCACTCGCACATTCGTGGGCTGGGTGTTGATGCCGATACCCTCGAGCCCAGAATTGCCTCCCAGGGCCTGGTAGGACAGGAGAAGGCGCGCAAAGCTGCCGCTGTGGTGCTGGAGATGATCAAGCAGGGGAAGATTGCTGGCCGCGCAGTGCTTATTGCTGGGCCCCCAAG TACCGGCAAAACCGCCATCGCAATGGGCATGGCCCAATCCCTCGGCTCCGAcgtccccttcaccaccctcgccgcctccgAAATCTTCTCCCTCGAAATGTCCAAAACCGAAGCCCTCACGCAAGCCTTCCGCAAGTCCATCGGCGTCCGAATCAAGGAAGACTCCGAAATCATGGAGGGCGAAGTCGTAGAGATCCAAATCGACCGCTCCGTCACGGGCGGCGCAAAGCAAGGGAAGCTCACTATCAAAACCACCGACATGGAAGCCATCTACGACATGGGCAGCAAAATGATCGACGCCATGACCAAAGAGCGCGTCATGGCCGGAGACATCATCTCCATCGACAAATCCTCCGGCAAGATTACCAAGCTCGGCCGTTCCTACGCCCGCTCCCGCGACTACGACGCCATGGGTGTCGACACAAAATTCCTCCAGTGCCCCGATGGTGAACTCCAAAAACGCAAGGAAGTCGTCCACACTGTCTCGCTCCACGAAATCGACGTCATCAACTCCCGCACCCAGGGCTTTCTGGCCCTCTTCTCGGGCGATACCGGTGAGATCAGGAGTGAAATCCGCGATCAAATCAACACAAAAGTAGCAGAGTGGAAGGAAGAAGGCAAAGCCGAAATAGTCCCCGGCGTGCTCTTCATCGACGAAGTCCACATGCTCGACATCGAATGCTTCTCGTACATCAACCGCGCCCTCGAGTCTGACCTCGcccccatcgtcatcatggCCAGCAACAGAGGACACTCCAAGATCAGGGGAACAGACTATAAATCCCCCCACGGTCTCCCCCTCGACTTCCTCGACCGTGTATCAATCATCAACACGCACGCTTATAACGGCGACGAAATCAGGCAGATTCTTACTATTCGTGCccaggaggaagaagtggaTATCACACCTGATGCTCTTGCCCTCCTGACAAAGATTGGACAGGAGGCTGGGCTGAGGTATGCGAGCAATCTTATCACTACTTCGGAGCTCATcagggcgaagaggaggggtgCGAGCAAGCAGATTGGTATCGAGGATGTGCAGAGGAGCTTCAAGCTGTTTTATGACCCGAGCAGGAGTGTGAAGTTTGTGCAGGATtcggagaagaggttgattGGGGAGGACGGGGCGGTGGATTTTAGGGTGCAGaatggtgctggtgctgctcctgcggcggcggttgtgTCTGCGGTCGAGggtggggagaagatggataCCTCGTGA
- a CDS encoding hypothetical protein (EggNog:ENOG503P45P; COG:S): MTTAKPRARGLPYLHRNWKKAYDGVTSQMGNKTSSESRDSVDQITDQLDTTQRAAKRRRLENDQDVFPLYEDWSNSKRGLRIEVLKVSHKDAPRVKNGIMNGLVPPNIKDVSQIKARCQLTIMGYKGDHPVVLHVDSQVCDIKVFKNPAGQSPMARFYSIRPFHIPEAKISLERDDDAVFGLANTYSVHIELQSAGDPNWPPRDLVTVSDEDLLYSNNSGGLPPRQWVMSASIADIFNKNHRKTMRLRVKKHVSQDIATNFLMDVDVRWLTAISTQKTMREHTKDVLPCITAFDPDGHNKVVTNGNVNGVAVINGVNGANGVNGVGGVSGQVNGGSFPDTPDEFMPEGDTTPNRSRRTKQNVNYNVRQMWNTAVGKEPKKRRKFGDTVENGANQQVDEHVITYLLPPEQVQMVKFICIVCAAENDNLTQLRLHYQSHPQYLFSFEIRPKLGCCVTVKPNSENPGSPLRPKVYQLGLPVEPLDVEKYVNGDESWLEHRLGPDNDRDVVNNGKPAKPQPKPAPKKPTRPVVLVPKTKQPLFDPYSKVALEPGTPVPQYPIDDSWLLLKHREALQDFIDLNHEEKEYMQEWDAFILRKHLSSQQYLPKAFLQFVKDKAGWLVEKQARAEEFSKHVSTLLARRVLGENEVIESTALLNEARERKSKAVNGEVSGGGGEEGRKGKRTGGCCVGCGEPVPVSEMVVCGNKECTNRLWHDRCVDDKKTAKKLGRKWKCKGCRV, from the exons ATGACGACTGCAAAACCTCGCGCCCGTGGCCTTCCGTACCTGCATCGGAATTGGAAAAAGGCATACGACGGCGTGACGTCCCAGATGGGCAACAAGACATCTTCAGAGTCTCGTGACTCTGTTGATCAGATCACCGACCAGCTTGACACCACTCAACGCGCCGCCAAACGTCGCCGCCTCGAAAATGATCAAGATGTCTTTCCTCTCTACGAAGACTGGAGCAACTCCAAACGTGGTCTTCGCATCGAGGTTCTCAAAGTCAGTCACAAGGATGCTCCCCGGGTCAAAAATGGCATCATGAACGGACTGGTCCCGCCGAACATCAAAGATGTCTCGCAAATCAAGGCTCGATGTCAACTCACCATCATGGGATACAAAGGCGACCACCCCGTGGTCCTCCACGTCGACAGCCAGGTTTGTGACATCAAAGTCTTCAAGAACCCCGCTGGTCAGTCCCCCATGGCGCGTTTTTACTCCATCCGACCATTCCACATTCCAGAAGCCAAAATTTCCCTCGAACGCGACGACGACGCTGTGTTTGGTCTGGCCAACACGTACTCTGTGCATATTGAGCTTCAGTCTGCTGGTGATCCCAACTGGCCACCACGTGACCTCGTCACCGTCAGCGATGAGGATCTTTTGTACAGTAACAACAGCGGCGGGCTGCCACCACGACAATGGGTCATGAGCGCCAGTATTGCGGACATTTTTAACAAAAATCACCGTAAGACGATGCGGCTTAGAGTCAAAAAGCATGTCAGCCAAGATATCGCCACAAACTTTCTTatggatgtggatgtgcGGTGGTTGACGGCCATCTCCACCCAGAAGACTATGCGGGAGCACACTAAGGATGTTCTTCCTTGCATCACGGCGTTTGATCCTGATGGACACAACAAGGTGGTTACGAATGGGAATGTCAATGGGGTTGCTGTCATCAATGGGGTCAACGGTGCCAATGGGGTGAATGGTGTCGGTGGTGTCAGTGGGCAGGTCAACGGGGGGTCGTTCCCAGACACTCCCGACGAGTTCATGCCTGAGGGTGATACGACACCCAACAGGTCGAGACGCACAAAACAGAATGTCAACTACAATGTTAGGCAGATGTGGAATACGGCTGTTGGGAAGGAACCCAAAAAGCGGAGGAAGTTTGGCGACACGGTGGAAAATGGGGCGAATCAACAAGTTGACGAGCACGTCATCACCTACCTCCTGCCCCCAGAACAGGTGCAGATGGTGAAGTTCATCTGCATCGTCTGCGCCGCCGAGAACGACAATTTGACCCAGCTCCGGCTACACTACCAGAGCCACCCGCAGTACCTGTTCAGCTTTGAAATTCGGCCCAAGCTGGGCTGCTGCGTCACTGTCAAGCCCAACAGCGAGAACCCGGGCAGTCCGCTCAGACCTAAGGTGTACCAGCTTGGTCTACCGGTGGAACCGCTGGATGTGGAAAAATATGTGAATGGGGACGAGAGCTGGCTTGAGCATAGGCTGGGTCCGGACAACGATAGGGATGTTGTGAATAATGGGAAGCCGGCGAAGCCACAGCCA AAACCGGCCCCCAAAAAACCCACCAGACCAGTCGTCCTTGTTCCCAAGACGAAGCAGCCACTCTTTGACCCATACAGTAAAGTTGCCCTCGAACCCGGCACCCCAGTCCCTCAGTACCCGATAGACGACTCCTGGCTATTGCTTAAGCACCGCGAGGCCCTGCAGGATTTCATCGATCTCAACCACGAAGAAAAAGAGTACATGCAAGAATGGGACGCCTTTATTCTCCGGAAGCATCTTTCATCACAGCAGTACCTGCCCAAGGCGTTTTTGCAATTCGTGAAGGACAAGGCGGGGTGGCTGGTGGAGAAGCAGGCGAGGGCGGAAGAGTTTAGTAAACATGTTAGCACgctgttggcgaggagggtgttgggggagaatGAGGTGATTGAGTCGACGGCGTTGCTGAATGAGGcgagggaaaggaagagCAAAGCGGTGAATGGAGAGGTtagtggtgggggtggtgaggaggggaggaaggggaagaggactgGGGGGTGTTGCGTGGGATGTGGGGAGCCGGTGCCGGTCAGTGAGATGGTTGTTTGTGGGAACAAG GAATGCACAAACCGGCTGTGGCACGATCGCTGTGTAGACGATAAGAAGACAGCGAAGAAACTGGGCAGGAAATGGAAGTGCAAGGGCTGCAGGGTTTAG
- the UFD1 gene encoding ubiquitin fusion degradation protein (COG:O; EggNog:ENOG503NUZU; BUSCO:EOG09263WLB), producing the protein MDSRYVIHWLPSEPQRPAAIHFLLLLPQRRIGRYSSFLTFPQQHNQSYAVLQAALNLGPSSKMFGYGGGGRAPRVQRFDEYYRCYPLVMAPGAERPELNYGSKIFLPPSALDKVSRLHVQWPIMLELINGAEGKHTHAGVLEFVAEEGRAYVPQWMMQTLKLDVGDMIQIKTTSLELAKLVKLQPQSVNFLDISDPRAVLEKAFRNFATLTKGDVFNFEYNDEIYEMAVLEVKPETDKMGVCMIETDVSVDFAPPVGYVEPERQPRGSGTSTPRSAMGPGGVAPGGLMHSQGTMAQAINYGAIAPSAVNVMIGNFAGEGNRLSKKGSKASTPKPATPVAGASVNIGNVALPAAALPKRRNNGPAPLRLPPNKLFLGYEIKPVKTAADKEREAANAKQPHFAGRGQTLRGVVKNPEDEEKPPVEKKPEESKGRRLDGKDPR; encoded by the exons ATGGATAGTAGGTATGTCATCCACTGGCTGCCTTCGGAACCTCAACGACCAGCTGCCATTcactttcttcttttgctaCCACAACGCCGCATTGGAAGATACAGCAGCTTTCTTACCTTCCCCCAGCAACACAACCAAAGCTACGCGGTTTTACAGGCAGCTTTAAATCTCGGTCCATCAAGCAAAATG TTTGGCTACGGAGGCGGGGGTAGAGCCCCTCGCGTACAGCGCTTCGATGAATACTATCGCTGCTACCCCTTGGTCATGGCCCCCGGCGCCGAACGCCCCGAGCTCAACTACGGCTCCAAgatcttcctccctccttcgGCTCTCGACAAGGTATCTAGGTTACACGTCCAGTGGCCGATCATGCTGGAGTTGATCAACGGGGCCGAGGGCAAGCACACGCATGCTGGCGTGCTAGAGTTCgtggccgaggagggcaGGGCTTATGTTCCTCAATGG ATGATGCAAACACTCAAACTCGACGTCGGCGACATGATCCAGATCAAGACGACCTCTCTCGAGCTTGCCAAGCTGGTCAAGCTGCAACCCCAGTCAGTCAACTTCCTCGACATCAGCGATCCACGCGCCGTTCTCGAAAAGGCCTTTCGCAACTTTGCCACACTGACCAAGGGTGATGTTTTCAACTTTGAATACAACGACGAGATTTACGAGATGGCTGTGCTGGAGGTCAAGCCCGAGACGGATAAGATGGGCGTCTGCATGATAGAGACCGATGTCAGTGTTGATTTTGCCCCACCAGTGGGTTATGTCGAGCCTGAGAGACAGCCTCGTGGGAGCGGCACCAGCACTCCGCGCAGTGCCATGGGCCCAGGTGGAGTGGCTCCCGGAGGTCTGATGCACAGCCAGGGGACCATGGCGCAAGCCATCAACTACGGTGCCATTGCTCCCAGCGCAGTTAACGTCATGATCGGGAACTTTGCTGGAGAGGGTAACCGGCTGAGCAAGAAGGGAAGTAAGGCGTCAACACCAAAGCCGGCGACTCCAGTTGCTGGTGCGTCAGTTAACATCGGGAATGTTGCGCTACCTGCTGCGGCGCTGCCCAAGAGAAGGAATAACGGTCCGGCGCCGTTGCGTTTGCCGCCAAATAAACTGTTCCTGGGGTATGAGATCAAGCCTGTCAAGACGGCTGCggacaaggagagagaggcggCGAACGCCAAGCAGCCTCACTTTGCTGGCCGAGGACAGACGTTGCGCGGAGTGGTCAAGAATccagaggacgaggagaagccTCCGGTTGAAAAGAAGCCAGAGGAAAGCAAGGGGAGGCGGTTGGATGGCAAGGACCCCCGCTAA
- a CDS encoding hypothetical protein (EggNog:ENOG503NXPV) translates to MKTRNGGVVVSHTPGSATSPVLRRSLRPRTPRQDAGVQGGASSGGEANDPHVSLSSRVTRSSASSFSSTTSTNGHRVIQSPQQQQQQLITTSLPFRTPVGSHGKRAVSPGALSAGTARRRSKRTRHRSGFYNDESEGDPEDDGHGSFTTTLGVGAERTGSPRRSSARSVKRRKQTTPTRQTLRAGQLVLKPPKTATTTPDAVAESRPQEVFIPNWVSLPWFFWEQVFQDASSSLEDSHRAKWLLAASTICRALEEPAITALYRRPPLASRGMAHGLVSLLAKDPSTTLFAYRTKIRRLSIDVNEIASKLHRGEPLDFTQLLRHLPELKALELYHWKDDPVMRDMGSNLRWRYPRQLFQGLESSGARLVEWRWNRRFTEHAFDWGEIKKIHEKELSSVKKVTLLNYQLPSLEATSRDDEAEVLERDNVFVKNMADAINALSQLEHVGFEYSNAVDDRILPMLPRNLRGLDLINCCEVTDEDLASFLLTHGNRLESLTLRHNRALSLSWLTILGKACPRLKWVVMDYKIVAQIELGYRNVDATCGVLERFESAPVWPETLVGIELKDFKHWTAEAAEVFFRSLVDCAGGLSRLREIDLKVMLDVPYQQRSDFRDRWSNTLRKVFLRDDFDEDTGITSLRAAPAAAVGGEVVEPPLSVAKKTKKRGVDSPSRRSSRIREQYSNPSSRASSVGRDLRGGRVAEKKGFGFSYAEPETDGEDIMGEDDDDDMEVDDEEKEEEKEEELYYRQGMCNRVEVVLDNGKPVAMPYSMNDFVDVDEGGSGEGDDDSDEDWDGGEGGEGEDEGYAW, encoded by the coding sequence ATGAAGACTCGCAacggtggtgtggtggtgtctcaCACACCTGGATCCGCTACGTCGCCGGTGCTGCGCCGGAGCTTGCGGCCTCGTACTCCACGCCAAGATGCCGGCGTCCAGGGGGGTGCGTCGTCAGGAGGAGAGGCCAATGATCCCCACGTTTCGCTCAGCAGCCGGGTCACCAGGAGCTCAGCCTCGTCTTTCAGCTctaccacctccaccaacggCCATCGTGTGATACAAtcaccgcagcagcagcagcagcagctaaTCACTACATCGCTTCCATTTCGGACGCCTGTCGGGTCGCACGGCAAAAGAGCCGTGTCACCGGGTGCTTTGTCGGCTGGTACCGCTCGTCGTCGCTCAAAACGCACGAGACACAGGTCGGGGTTTTACAATGATGAGAGTGAGGGTGAccctgaggatgatggtcaTGGGAGCTTTACGACGACGCTGGGTGTTGGTGCCGAGCGCACCGGCAGTCCGAGACGGAGTAGTGCTAGGTctgtgaagaggaggaagcagaCGACGCCTACTAGACAGACGCTGCGGGCTGGGCAATTGGTGCTCAAGCCGCCCAAGACAGCAACTACTACGCCAGATGCTGTCGCTGAATCCAGACCTCAGGAAGTGTTCATTCCCAACTGGGTCAGTCTGCCCTGGTTCTTTTGGGAGCAGGTCTTTCAAGATGCCTCCTCGTCCCTTGAAGACTCGCACAGAGCGAAATGGCTTCTTGCTGCAAGCACAATCTGTCGAGCTTTGGAAGAGCCTGCCATCACTGCTTTATATCGTCGCCCTCCACTGGCCAGCAGGGGCATGGCACACGGCCTTGTGTCGCTCCTTGCTAAAGACCCGAGCACGACGTTATTTGCCTACCGGACCAAGATCAGGCGACTTTCTATCGATGTTAATGAGATTGCTTCCAAGCTTCACAGGGGTGAGCCGCTCGACTTTACACAGCTGCTGCGTCACCTCCCCGAGCTCAAGGCGCTGGAGCTGTACCATTGGAAGGACGACCCGGTGATGAGGGATATGGGGAGCAACCTCCGCTGGCGGTATCCCAGGCAACTGTTCCAAGGATTGGAGTCGTCGGGTGCGAGGCTGGTGGAGTGGCGATGGAATCGCCGGTTCACGGAGCACGCGTTTGACTGGggggagatcaagaagattcATGAGAAGGAGTTGTCCagtgtgaagaaggtgacCTTGCTCAATTACCAGCTTCCTTCTCTTGAGGCCACGTcgagggatgatgaggcggaggttttggagagggataACGTTTTTGTGAAAAACATGGCCGACGCGATCAATGCCTTGTCGCAACTGGAGCATGTCGGGTTTGAGTACTCGAATGCAGTCGACGATAGGATCCTTCCGATGCTGCCCAGGAACCTTAGAGGTCTCGATCTGATCAACTGCTGCGAGGTTACCGACGAGGATCTCGCCAGTTTTTTGCTCACGCACGGCAATAGACTGGAGAGCTTGACGCTGAGGCATAACCGCGCGCTGTCGCTTTCGTGGCTTACGATTTTGGGGAAGGCGTGTCCGAGGTTGaagtgggtggtgatggactACAAGATTGTGGCGCAGATTGAGCTGGGATATCGGAATGTTGATGCGACGTGTGGGGTGCTGGAGAGGTTTGAGAGTGCGCCTGTTTGGCCGGAGACGTTGGTTGGGATCGAGCTGAAGGATTTCAAGCATTGGACTGCGGAGGCGGCCGAGGTTTTTTTTCGGTCGCTTGTTGATTGCGCGGGGGGGCTGTCTAGGTTGAGGGAGATTGACTTGAAGGTTATGCTTGATGTGCCGTATCAGCAGCGGTCAGATTTTAGGGACAGGTGGAGTAATACGCTCAGGAAGGTGTTTTTGAGGGATGATTTTGATGAGGATACGGGAATTACTTCGTTGAgagctgctcctgctgctgctgttggtggggaggtggttgaaccCCCTCTGTCTGTGGCCAAGAAAACCAAGAAACGGGGCGTGGATAGCCcgtcgaggagaagcagcaggaTCAGGGAACAGTattccaacccctccagccGGGCTAGTAGTGTTGGTCGGGATTTGAGGGGTGGTAGggtggcggagaagaaggggtttgggttttcGTATGCGGAGCCGGAgacggatggggaggatattatgggagaagatgatgatgatgatatggaggttgatgatgaggaaaaggaggaggagaaggaggaggagttgtaCTACAGGCAGGGAATGTGCAACAGGGTGGAGGTTGTGCTGGACAATGGGAAGCCGGTGGCGATGCCGTACAGCATGAATGACTTTGTGGATGTGGACGAGGGGGGgagcggggagggggatgatgatagtgatgaggattgggatgggggggaggggggggagggagaggatgaggggtatgcttggtga
- a CDS encoding hypothetical protein (EggNog:ENOG503PRHR), whose amino-acid sequence MEQNAITFFINCLSSFPNQTGLQAHALAQSQASTEEFEAALAALTKTVEQQQESLKRQEEGWKEHGEAVATQIAQAEENLKSRDETTKDMFAKLEAKFEARFQQLEEGKKQELEAQNRKFEEVQAKSQAMEIAFSNLSQKCQTLEQALSRQAKTLEELAQIVASHTKILDDHSNSLAEHSGEFNTHSEKLAAHTQTLTAQEGALSQQRQALAQQSENRVQKLDTVAESWRNELDMRLVTITKTWQHQLEGRLEKSNASLLHQQNLTGDMFDIRTGLMTVIDKVNKMETRFSGIDDTLGSVGNKTNKMEERLSNIDVDTLDAMGDITVQFPNLEEKVKGLEGNVKVLEGNVKNLQTEVSKVQRQRFESPTLVTTPTTVEAPLAGSAGVSKQVFSATMQAITAKFGDLINAVKNDFTALEDRVQSLEAKAPLKQETLDNPDMRSDIARLDLALTNLKSEATHNKVQINSLTETANKLAKNHQVVEDTLKSNIGSLTMSISTLDDRFNNLTTKSLFDHMVSYISTLYPEPAQIKMDIRHLFDLVKTLQAGLQDCQGKVEKVDDMAKALDSDYHTNVKKRRIDSSPNMAGLNGVPKGVAS is encoded by the coding sequence ATGGAGCAGAACGCAATTACTTTCTTCATTAATTGTTTATCCTCCTTTCCGAACCAGACAGGCTTGCAAGCCCACGCGCTAGCCCAATCTCAAGCATCGACTGAAGAATTCGAGGCGGCGCTGGCAGCCTTGACCAAGACTGTtgagcaacaacaagaaagcCTGAAGAGGCAGGAGGAAGGCTGGAAAGAGCATGGCGAAGCCGTTGCAACCCAAATCGCACAGGCTGAGGAGAATCTCAAGAGTCGTGACGAAACGACCAAGGACATGTTCGCCAAACTCGAGGCGAAGTTTGAGGCGAGGTTTCAGCAGTtggaagaagggaaaaagCAAGAGCTGGAAGCCCAGAATCGGAAGTTCGAGGAGGTGCAGGCGAAATCCCAGGCCATGGAAATTGCCTTCAGTAACCTCAGTCAAAAGTGCCAAACCTTGGAGCAGGCTCTTTCCAGACAGGCAAAGACCTTGGAGGAATTGGCGCAGATTGTTGCGTCCCACACAAAGATTCTCGATGACCACTCGAACAGCCTAGCCGAGCATTCGGGCGAGTTCAACACCCACTCTGAAAAACTCGCTGCACACACCCAAACCCTTACCGCACAAGAAGGAGCCCTTTCGCAGCAAAGGCAGGCCCTCGCTCAACAGTCTGAAAATCGAGTCCAAAAACTCGACACTGTTGCCGAATCGTGGCGCAACGAGTTGGACATGAGGCTTGTCACCATCACTAAGACGTGGCAGCACCAGCTTGAGGGAAGGCTTGAAAAGTCCAACGCCTCTCTACTACACCAGCAGAATCTCACAGGCGACATGTTTGATATCCGTACAGGGTTGATGACAGTGATTGATAAGGTGAATAAGATGGAGACGCGGTTTTCCGGTATCGATGACACGTTGGGGTCAGTGGGCAATAAGACcaacaagatggaggagcGACTTTCCAACATTGATGTGGACACGCTGGATGCTATGGGCGACATTACTGTCCAGTTCCCCAACCTTGAGGAGAAGGTTAAAGGTTTGGAGGGCAATGTGAAAGTGCTTGAAGGCAACGTCAAGAACTTGCAAACAGAAGTCAGCAAAGTTCAACGACAACGATTCGAATCACCGACCCTGGTGACGACGCCGACAACTGTCGAAGCGCCACTGGCAGGTTCTGCTGGGGTATCGAAGCAAGTCTTCTCGGCGACCATGCAGGCCATTACGGCCAAGTTTGGCGATTTGATCAATGCAGTTAAAAACGACTTCACGGCACTGGAAGACCGGGTGCAGTCGCTCGAAGCCAAGGCGCCCCTTAAGCAGGAGACTCTTGACAATCCGGATATGCGGTCTGACATTGCCCGACTAGACCTGGCCTTGACCAACTTGAAGTCGGAGGCGACACACAACAAAGTCCAGATCAACAGTCTGACCGAGACTGCGAATAAGCTGGCCAAGAATCACCAAGTGGTCGAGGACACTTTGAAAAGCAACATCGGTTCTTTGACTATGAGTATAAGCACCCTGGATGACCGCTTCAACAACCTGACCACCAAGAGCCTCTTTGACCACATGGTTTCGTACATCTCGACGCTCTACCCAGAGCCGGCTCAAATCAAGATGGATATTCGTCACCTCTTTGACCTGGTCAAGACGCTGCAGGCAGGCTTGCAGGACTGCCAGGGCAAGGTTGAAAAGGTGGACGACATGGCGAAGGCGTTGGATTCGGATTACCACACAAATGTGAAGAAACGGAGGATTGATTCAAGCCCTAATATGGCGGGGCTGAACGGAGTTCCGAAGGGCGTTGCCTCCTAG